Proteins from a genomic interval of Vibrio casei:
- a CDS encoding DUF3523 domain-containing protein, whose product MDNIAEYGISIEFENKRRLFRELQDFEKKFNKINTDAHRKEMKRQKELLDLHKKSNDKRLRDDKKTNAQEERETKKSLATEKRAHEKAQREENRRLEKQRVQQKRFNDWKLRQFRSASYARLTLEQKMELKRVLSAKKSEAEIREEYAKTTSHYARELKQRSAYERKQQAKERAKNDGGGKGSKDVKSGTMLPIALNPALMAGAGIALGGMAVKQGLTSGQQRYERLQQGSDQTGISVDDLQRRAYISQGVSEEFNLDKQIDMLSDTQEKIGEALSEGSFNKEGEFTGGGGAGDLINALVRSGALEANKQSVEAYFADADKNMGVMIDRIFADVNKNIHDQGKRRFVLESLASDLGKLNNAMNQNREKVNQLTKSYEENNIGLTDEDITRLQKVDSMFATISTSMSNFSLKFYNGFTKAFGEDTQGKLSEFFDTLMKLAEPLGYMLGLAIQPFLNRLILLTKALSAIVDGVKWAIEAFNTVSNKIREFGANVLNMFSNLADKIKGALVGMLPSWMQSDDDKKQSNDSDSSDVNNNINNSNSIHNIDKSVINNKSESIENYYNPYAQTGLGSYKMNLGTLPTPSNDTKPQPQVQTHGYSTSTLPTYNPYAQVPTVPTVPTIPTMAKVVPPQPTAASTQQSINNQNNITVNPVVNTTVELDGEIIGNVVSKTDAFHNGIYTTIQPIMVGGL is encoded by the coding sequence ATGGATAACATAGCAGAGTATGGAATTAGTATAGAATTCGAGAACAAACGTAGGCTATTCCGTGAACTTCAAGACTTTGAAAAGAAGTTTAATAAAATTAATACTGATGCTCACCGAAAGGAAATGAAACGTCAGAAAGAGCTTTTAGACTTACACAAAAAGAGTAACGACAAGAGGCTGAGAGATGATAAAAAGACCAACGCACAAGAAGAGCGAGAGACCAAGAAATCTCTAGCAACAGAAAAACGTGCACATGAGAAGGCTCAAAGGGAAGAAAATCGTCGCTTAGAAAAACAACGTGTACAACAAAAAAGGTTCAACGATTGGAAGCTTAGACAATTCCGCTCGGCAAGTTACGCACGATTAACACTTGAGCAGAAGATGGAACTTAAAAGGGTTTTATCAGCTAAGAAATCAGAGGCCGAGATCCGTGAGGAATATGCAAAAACAACCTCCCATTACGCTAGAGAGCTAAAGCAACGCAGTGCATACGAACGTAAACAACAAGCTAAGGAACGTGCTAAAAATGACGGTGGTGGTAAAGGTAGTAAGGACGTTAAAAGCGGAACTATGTTACCTATTGCGCTTAATCCCGCGCTAATGGCAGGTGCAGGTATAGCCTTGGGGGGCATGGCAGTCAAACAGGGGTTAACTTCAGGTCAGCAACGCTATGAACGACTTCAACAAGGTTCTGATCAGACTGGAATTTCGGTAGATGATTTGCAACGGCGTGCTTACATTTCACAGGGGGTAAGTGAAGAGTTTAATCTCGATAAGCAAATCGACATGCTCAGCGATACACAGGAGAAAATCGGGGAAGCATTATCTGAAGGTAGCTTTAATAAAGAAGGTGAATTTACTGGAGGTGGCGGTGCAGGCGATCTGATCAATGCACTTGTACGCAGTGGAGCATTAGAAGCCAATAAACAGAGTGTTGAAGCCTATTTTGCTGATGCAGATAAAAACATGGGTGTAATGATTGACCGTATTTTTGCAGATGTTAACAAGAATATTCATGATCAAGGCAAGCGTAGATTTGTACTTGAATCATTGGCTAGTGATTTAGGCAAGTTAAACAATGCAATGAATCAAAACAGAGAAAAAGTAAACCAACTTACTAAGTCATACGAGGAAAACAACATTGGCTTAACTGATGAAGATATCACACGCTTACAAAAAGTTGACTCGATGTTTGCAACCATTTCCACAAGTATGAGTAACTTCTCCTTAAAATTTTATAATGGTTTTACTAAAGCTTTTGGTGAAGATACCCAAGGTAAGTTAAGTGAGTTTTTCGATACATTAATGAAGTTAGCCGAACCGTTAGGCTATATGTTAGGGCTTGCAATCCAACCTTTTTTAAATCGCTTAATATTACTCACTAAAGCATTAAGCGCAATTGTTGATGGTGTGAAGTGGGCTATTGAAGCATTTAATACTGTTAGTAATAAAATTAGAGAATTTGGTGCTAATGTGTTGAATATGTTTAGTAATTTAGCAGATAAAATCAAGGGGGCATTGGTGGGCATGCTTCCAAGTTGGATGCAATCTGATGATGATAAGAAACAATCAAATGATAGTGATTCAAGTGATGTAAACAATAATATTAACAACTCAAATTCAATTCATAATATTGATAAAAGTGTCATCAATAACAAATCTGAGTCTATAGAAAATTATTATAATCCATATGCACAAACGGGGCTAGGTAGCTATAAGATGAACTTAGGTACATTGCCGACACCTTCTAATGACACTAAGCCACAACCGCAAGTACAAACACACGGATATAGTACAAGTACATTGCCAACTTATAACCCTTATGCTCAAGTGCCAACTGTGCCTACTGTTCCTACTATACCTACTATGGCAAAAGTAGTACCACCTCAGCCAACCGCAGCAAGCACGCAACAATCTATTAATAACCAGAATAATATTACTGTTAATCCTGTAGTTAATACGACTGTAGAGCTGGACGGTGAGATAATCGGTAATGTTGTAAGCAAAACAGATGCTTTTCACAACGGCATATATACAACAATACAACCTATAATGGTTGGTGGTCTGTAA
- a CDS encoding ABC transporter permease, producing the protein MNAVSKPLPNKALLKWSWREIKQSQLWPIAIALTLIIACVFGLAALADRMDQVIMTQGKNALTADTVFRSSNPLPEKLLTATKAQKTKISTLTRFATMAFSDNSMQLVTVKAVDDSYPLRGEMVLSNGDKTRNHVSENQLWLEPRVMQQLQVNIGDAVTIGDADFKVSGEVLQEPGLAFNPFQQMPSVYIHQSDVEKTGAVQVGSRVSFRLFINGTQNQIKQLKQSISLTPSDRWIDEDSQSRTSEVFEKTKQYLSLTVAIVVVMAAITLVLTCQHYVASRRQTIAMLKSLGAQKPWLIRWLSLQIGSLFAIGIVFGSLIGVLLEIVLRIPLTDVLPDPLPSYGLMPFLLSVGTCLAIGIPALGIPLIGLLNTSAASVMQPSQGNIPNKAWLLIILPFGLLMSVYGGNMLVWIVLASILVIFVILGVISLFMVKGLLRLPASPALKLALSRINRSSIASGIQFGALSLSLMLIAIIWLVRSDLLSDWQQTLPEDAPNVFALNIASYEKDDYLQEIDNANLNRSEAYPIIRGRLHQINGVDAKDYADGEDKSDSLRRELNFTWANTLPARNDLLEGEWGEPGSVSVESDVASDLGLNIGDTLSFVISSQTVTAKVNTIRKVHWREMKPNFYFIFSPDVLKDIPGTWLVSFKAPADNQKKTDVFLNKMARDFPTVSLMDIRTMAGKIQVLLTQIVWSITVLAGLAVIAGLLLIFTLLRLSLSQRQQEIRLYRTLGASKKRISKTVWYEYGIMAFIAGVVASVGAEASVASLMKWGFELDPTWHIGLWIILPLLAFVTLALVLRTLIKQLLVPVNKAVF; encoded by the coding sequence ATGAACGCGGTGTCTAAGCCTTTACCCAATAAAGCTTTATTAAAATGGAGTTGGCGTGAGATAAAGCAAAGCCAGCTTTGGCCAATTGCTATTGCATTAACACTCATTATTGCTTGCGTGTTTGGTTTGGCGGCTTTGGCCGATCGCATGGATCAAGTGATCATGACGCAAGGTAAAAATGCTTTAACCGCTGATACGGTATTTCGCTCTTCGAATCCTTTACCTGAAAAATTATTAACGGCTACTAAAGCCCAGAAAACGAAAATCTCAACATTAACTCGATTTGCCACTATGGCCTTCAGCGACAACAGTATGCAACTGGTAACGGTGAAAGCGGTTGATGATAGTTATCCACTGCGTGGTGAAATGGTGCTTTCAAATGGTGATAAAACACGTAACCATGTTTCAGAAAATCAGTTGTGGCTTGAGCCTAGAGTTATGCAACAACTACAAGTTAATATCGGTGACGCCGTCACAATTGGTGATGCCGATTTCAAAGTATCAGGCGAAGTATTACAAGAACCTGGGTTGGCGTTTAACCCATTCCAGCAAATGCCGAGTGTTTATATCCATCAAAGTGATGTAGAGAAAACCGGCGCGGTGCAAGTTGGTAGCCGGGTCAGTTTTCGCTTGTTTATTAACGGAACTCAAAACCAAATAAAACAATTAAAGCAATCTATTAGCCTCACTCCAAGTGATAGGTGGATAGATGAAGATTCGCAAAGCAGAACGTCGGAAGTGTTTGAGAAAACCAAGCAATATTTATCATTAACAGTGGCGATTGTGGTCGTTATGGCCGCTATTACATTAGTATTGACTTGTCAGCACTATGTCGCTAGCCGCCGACAAACCATTGCTATGTTAAAAAGCTTAGGAGCACAAAAACCTTGGTTGATTCGTTGGCTCAGCCTTCAAATTGGTAGCTTGTTTGCCATTGGCATCGTATTCGGTTCACTGATTGGCGTATTACTTGAAATAGTATTGCGTATTCCGTTAACCGACGTTCTGCCAGATCCTCTACCTAGTTATGGTTTGATGCCGTTTTTGCTATCCGTTGGAACGTGTTTAGCGATTGGTATTCCCGCGTTAGGCATTCCTTTGATTGGGTTGCTTAATACCTCTGCTGCATCAGTCATGCAACCTAGCCAAGGTAATATTCCAAACAAAGCATGGTTGTTGATCATATTGCCATTTGGTTTGTTGATGTCAGTTTATGGCGGCAATATGCTGGTTTGGATAGTGCTCGCCAGTATTTTAGTGATATTTGTGATCCTTGGTGTAATCAGCCTATTTATGGTTAAAGGTTTACTGCGTCTGCCTGCATCACCAGCATTGAAATTAGCGTTAAGCCGCATTAATCGCTCTTCGATTGCTAGTGGCATTCAATTTGGCGCACTGTCTTTATCGCTAATGTTGATTGCCATTATTTGGTTAGTTCGAAGTGACTTGCTTAGTGATTGGCAACAAACCTTACCAGAAGATGCTCCGAATGTTTTTGCATTGAATATAGCCTCTTATGAAAAAGACGACTATTTACAAGAAATCGATAATGCAAATCTCAATCGTTCGGAAGCTTACCCAATAATTCGTGGTCGTTTACATCAAATTAATGGGGTTGATGCCAAAGATTATGCTGATGGGGAAGATAAAAGTGATTCACTGCGCAGAGAACTAAACTTTACTTGGGCTAATACATTACCTGCTCGTAATGATTTATTAGAAGGTGAATGGGGTGAGCCCGGCAGTGTTTCGGTTGAATCCGATGTGGCAAGCGATCTTGGCCTTAACATTGGTGATACGTTATCTTTTGTTATTAGTAGTCAAACGGTTACAGCAAAAGTGAATACTATACGCAAAGTTCACTGGCGTGAAATGAAGCCTAATTTTTACTTCATTTTTTCTCCGGATGTATTAAAGGATATTCCTGGAACATGGTTGGTGAGCTTTAAAGCGCCAGCGGATAACCAGAAAAAAACGGATGTATTTTTAAATAAAATGGCTCGTGATTTTCCTACAGTCAGTTTAATGGATATTCGTACCATGGCTGGCAAAATTCAAGTGTTACTCACTCAGATTGTATGGTCTATTACTGTTTTGGCTGGCTTAGCGGTGATTGCTGGCTTGTTATTAATCTTTACGTTATTACGTTTAAGTCTCTCTCAACGTCAACAGGAAATTCGACTGTACCGCACTTTGGGAGCCAGTAAAAAAAGGATCAGCAAAACGGTGTGGTATGAATATGGCATCATGGCCTTTATTGCCGGTGTCGTTGCCAGCGTGGGAGCAGAAGCCAGTGTTGCGAGTTTAATGAAGTGGGGGTTTGAACTTGACCCTACTTGGCATATTGGCTTGTGGATTATTTTGCCACTTCTAGCATTTGTGACCTTGGCGCTTGTGCTTCGAACGCTAATTAAACAATTGTTAGTCCCTGTTAATAAGGCTGTATTTTAA